The following coding sequences are from one Nicotiana tomentosiformis chromosome 3, ASM39032v3, whole genome shotgun sequence window:
- the LOC104115412 gene encoding probable aspartyl aminopeptidase — MAVAADLIDFLNASPTAFHAVEEAKKRLKSAGYVQIFEREDWDLKAGNKYFFTRNHSTIVAFALGKKYVAGNGFYIIGAHTDSPCLKLKPVSKVTKSGFLEVGVQTYGGGLWHTWFDRDLTVAGRMIIRSRKDGSESYLHKLVRLEEPIMRIPTLAIHLERGTNDGFKVNTQTHLLPVLATSIKAELNKPVSADDSTEIGAPNDGSKSSKKINPGGEQHHSLLLQLLAAQAGCEPSDICDFELQACDTQPSVIAGAMKEFVFSGRLDNLCSSFCSLKALIDATSQNSLEDEVGVRMVALFDHEEVGSASAQGAGSPVMFDALSRITNTFSTDSKLIPKAIQRSFLVSADMAHALHPNYPDKHEENHQPKFHGGLVIKHNANQRYATNAVTSFIFREIAAKHNIPIQDFVIRNDMPCGSTIGPILASGIGIRTVDVGAPQWSMHSIREMCAVDDVKHSYQHFKAFFQDFSLLDGKIAVDL, encoded by the exons ATGGCAGTAGCAGCCGATCTGATTGATTTCTTGAACGCTTCTCCTACAGCTTTTCATGCAGTTG AGGAAGCAAAGAAGAGGCTTAAAAGTGCAGGTTATGTACAAATATTTGAGAGAGAGGACTGGGATTTGAAAGCTGGGAACAAGTATTTCTTCACTAGGAACCACTCTACTATTGTTGCTTTTGCTCTCGGTAAAAA ATACGTTGCTGGAAATGGATTTTACATAATCGGTGCTCATACAGATAGTCCTTGTCTGAAGCTGAAGCCAGTTTCTAAG GTAACTAAAAGTGGATTTCTGGAAGTGGGCGTACAAACGTATGGGGGTGGTCTGTGGCATACTTGGTTTGATCGTGATTTGACAGTTGCGGGAAGGATGATTATAAGGAGTAGGAAAGATGGTTCTGAATCCTACTTGCACAAGCTTGTGAGACTTGAGGAGCCCATAATGCGAATTCCAACTTTGGCAATTCACTTAGAAAG AGGTACGAATGATGGATTTAAGGTGAACACGCAGACCCATCTTCTACCAGTATTGGCTACATCAATTAAG GCTGAACTTAATAAACCAGTTTCTGCTGATGATTCTACTGAAATTGGAGCTCCAAATGATGGAAGTAAGTCCAGTAAAAAGATAAATCCTGGTGGTGAGCAACATCATTCCCTTCTTCTGCAG ctTCTTGCTGCTCAGGCTGGATGTGAACCAAGTGACATATGTGACTTTGAGTTGCAAGCATGCGATACTCAGCCAAGTGTTATTGCTGGTGCCATGAAGGAATTTGTTTTTTCTGGAAGACTGGATAATTTATGCAGTTCATTCTGCTCTCTAAAG GCACTGATAGATGCTACTTCTCAAAATAGTCTTGAGGACGAGGTTGGTGTAAGAATGGTGGCTCTGTTTGATCATGAAGAGGTTGGGTCTGCTTCAGCACAAGGAGCTGGATCCCCGGTCATGTTTGATGCTCTCTCACGAATTACAAATACATTTAGTACAGATTCAAAG TTAATACCGAAAGCGATCCAGAGGAGTTTCCTGGTCTCTGCTGATATGGCACATGCCTTGCATCCTAATTATCCG GACAAGCACGAAGAGAATCATCAACCCAAATTTCACGGTGGGCTTGTTATAAAACACAATGCTAATCAACGTTATGCCACCAATGCAGTCACTTCCTTCATCTTCAGAGAAATAGCTGCTAAGCACAACATTCCTATTCAG GATTTTGTGATTCGCAATGATATGCCATGTGGCTCAACAATTGGACCTATATTGGCAAGCGGGATAGGTATTCGAACTGTTGATGTAGGAGCACCGCAGTGGTCAATGCATAGCATAAGAGAAATGTGTGCAGTGGATGATGTGAAGCATTCGTACCAGCACTTTAAGGCCTTCTTCCAAGATTTCTCACTTCTTGATGGAAAGATTGCTGTGGACCTCTAG
- the LOC104115413 gene encoding adenylate kinase 4 produces the protein MSTSVNLEDVPSESLMSELLRRMRCSSKPDKRLILIGPPGSGKGTQSPIIKDEYCLCHLATGDMLRAAVAAKTPLGIKAKEAMDKGELVSDDLVVGIIDEALKKPSCQKGFILDGFPRTVVQAEKLDEMLQNRGTKIDKVLNFAIDDAILEERITGRWIHPASGRSYHTKFAPPKVPGVDDVTGEPLIQRKDDTAAVLKSRLEGFHRQTEPVIDYYAKKGNVVNLPAEKPPQMVTNEVKKALS, from the exons ATGTCGACATCCGTGAACTTAGAAGATGTTCCGTCGGAAAGCCTCATGTCGGAGCTCCTCCGCCGCATGCGGTGTTCCTCCAAGCCTGACAAACGTCTTATTCTCATTG GCCCACCTGGATCAGGGAAAGGAACGCAATCTCCTATCATTAAAGATGAGTATTGCTTGTGTCATTTAGCCACTGGGGACATGCTGAGAGCTGCTGTTGCTGCCAAAACGCCTTTGGGCATTAAGGCGAAGGAGGCCATGGATAAG GGAGAACTTGTTTCTGATGACTTGGTTGTTGGTATCATAGACGAAGCACTAAAGAAGCCGTCATGTCAAAAAGGATTCATTCTTGATGGATTCCCTAGGACTGTGGTGCAAGCAGAAAAG CTTGATGAGATGCTTCAAAATCGAGGGACTAAAATTGATAAGGTCCTTAATTTTGCGATTGATGATGCCATCTTGGAGGAGAGAATTACCGGACGTTGGATCCACCCAGCTAGTGGTCGTTCATACCATACAAAATTTGCACCTCCAAAAGTACCTGGGGTAGATGAT GTCACTGGAGAGCCTTTGATACAACGTAAAGATGATACTGCTGCTGTTCTCAAGTCAAGGCTGGAAGGCTTCCATAGGCAAACTGAGCCG GTCATTGACTACTACGCCAAGAAGGGTAATGTAGTGAATCTTCCTGCGGAGAAACCACCACAGATGGTCACAAATGAAGTCAAGAAAGCTCTCTCCTGA
- the LOC104115415 gene encoding LOW QUALITY PROTEIN: O-fucosyltransferase 37 (The sequence of the model RefSeq protein was modified relative to this genomic sequence to represent the inferred CDS: deleted 1 base in 1 codon), with product MARTRNSKSSFISLNPSFFTHLLSLFPFNSLNYSPKRNSRNTQTHLYSSPFLSFCFLSLLIFLTFFGILMLTFTTLFQNSVPCPETSSSPLLLASILAAASGSVQDDPITLSTGAMVPLPAHGAVGNISEEEKEFWKQPDNQGYIPCLDFSLKYRKASAKISKERRNFLVVVASGGLNQQRNQIVDAVVIARILGAALVVPVLQVNHIWGDDSEFSDIFDVEHFKKTLKADVRIVTSLPSTHFVSKQTINRELPFHVSPLWLRARFLKQLNEEGLLILKGLDSKLSKNLPPDLQKLKCKVAFHALRFATPIRELSYQIARRMWIEGPYVAIHLRLEKDVWIRTGCLTGLGKQFDSIISRERESHPEYLTGKLNMTHAQRRLAGLCPLNASEMARFLNGLGVPSSAHIYVAGGEPFGGAQAMQPLQKEFPNLVTKHTLERNGELTPYLEKSSMLAAIDYIVSLSSDVFINSHGGNMGRALEGHRAYVGHRKYIKPNKRMMLPFFEDPSLPEEEFKRIIKKLHRKSQGQPEPRTKKIDRDVIAYPVPECMCKHNRHISVSTI from the exons ATGGCGAGAACAAGAAATTCCAAGAGCTCATTCATCTCTCTCAACCCATCATTCTTCACTCATTTGCTCTCACTATTTCCCTTCAATTCCCTCAATTACTCACCCAAAAGGAACTCAAGAAACACCCAAACACATCTCTATTCATCTCCATTTCTCTCTTTCTGTTTCCTCTCTCTGCTCATTTTCCTCACTTTCTTTGGCATTTTGATGCTCACATTCACAACCCTTTTCCAAAATTCAGTCCCATGCCCTGAGACTTCTTCTTCTCCTCTGTTATTAGCCTCTATTTTGGCTGCAGCATCAGGTTCTGTTCAAGATGACCCAATTACTCTATCTACTGGAGCAATGGTGCCGCTTCCGGCTCACGGGGCGGTTGGAAATATTTCCGAGGAGGAAAAAGAGTTCTGGAAACAACCAGATAATCAGGGATACATCCCTTGTTTGGATTTCAGTCTCAAGTATCGAAAAGCCTCTGCAAAGATTTCCAAAGAGAGGAGGAATTTTTTGGTTGTTGTTGCTTCAGGAGGATTGAATCAGCAAAGGAATCAGATTGTTGATGCAGTTGTCATAGCAAGAATTCTTGGAGCTGCTCTCGTTGTTCCTGTTTTGCAAGTAAATCACATTTGGGGTGATGATAG TGAATTTTCGGATATATTCGATGTTGaacatttcaagaaaactttgaaagcTGATGTTCGAATTGTGACATCATTGCCATCTACACATTTTGTTTCTAAACAGACTATCAATCGTGAACTTCCTTTTCATGTATCACCGCTCTGGCTTAGAGCCAGATTTCTCAAACAA CTAAACGAAGAAGGTCTGCTTATATTGAAAGGATTAGATTCTAAACTCTCAAAGAATCTTCCACCTGACTTGCAGAAGCTCAAATGCAAG GTTGCATTCCATGCATTAAGATTTGCAACTCCAATTAGGGAGCTAAGCTATCAGATAGCTAGAAGAATGTGGATTGAAGGTCCTTATGTTGCTATCCATCTCAGATTAGAGAAGGATGTTTGGATCCGAACCGGATGTCTTACCGGTTTAGGCAAGCAATTTGACAGTATTATAAGTAGAGAAAGGGAATCTCACCCTGAATACCTCACTGGCAAGTTGAACATGACTCATGCACAACGGCGACTTGCAGGACTTTGTCCTTTAAATGCATCAGAAATGGCAAG ATTTCTGAATGGTTTAGGAGTACCAAGCAGCGCTCATATATATGTTGCTGGAGGAGAACCCTTTGGAGGCGCGCAAGCTATGCAGCCTCTACAAAAGGAGTTTCCAAATTTAGTCACAAAACATACATTGGAGCGAAATGGAGAGCTCACTCCATACTTGGAAAAATCTTCAATGTTGGCAGCTATCGACTACATTGTGTCTTTGAGCAGTGATGTTTTCATCAATTCCCATGGAGGTAACATGGGCCGAGCTCTCGAG GGACATAGGGCATATGTAGGACACAGAAAGTACATAAAGCCAAACAAGAGAATGATGCTGCCTTTCTTTGAAGATCCATCTTTACCTGAGGAAGAATTCAAAAGGATAATAAAGAAACTGCACAGGAAAAGTCAGGGGCAACCTGAGCCGAGGACGAAGAAGATTGACAGAGATGTAATAGCATATCCTGTCCCTGAGTGTATGTGCAAG CATAATAGACATATCTCTGTGTCAACAATTTAG